One stretch of Candidatus Tumulicola sp. DNA includes these proteins:
- a CDS encoding PD-(D/E)XK nuclease family protein, with product MIDGPEYAGEMRDFAAIIARAGVSDLTLASIVADEDPARSALASALLSLRNEPASNVAFQAKLGMGDALPMDARNSAALFGIDIETANVVFRENVVFRASAASSELVAAAELLSQAAESVTRVWEWPQPDPPRPLTAPGMTFSASRLNLFVKCPRRWFFEYLCDALHDPGSIHATYGKVFHAALEALHRDIRVPSEYSEEDIRKRLQQELAIAFERARPDFSSELEYEVSRIKARAVAEHYARWLMQEARDQPLRVEEVESLHRWGAGGHAFVGYIDRIDRPLAGGPITIFDYKTGRIDGDPDNYLRSVRAGDEAQLALYYSVRRARGDDVARLALISLRDPRDKAWVLALDVVDEAGKAVADRTPRTGVVRGTCTAAELEAAMNVLLERCDMLTRQGLDNFPAGEDPPCSFCAYARACRQRPAQAERVFAR from the coding sequence GTGATCGACGGACCAGAGTACGCCGGCGAGATGCGCGACTTCGCGGCGATCATCGCGCGCGCGGGCGTCAGCGATCTCACGCTCGCATCGATCGTCGCGGACGAAGATCCCGCGCGCAGCGCGCTGGCGAGCGCCCTGCTGTCGCTCCGCAACGAGCCCGCCTCGAATGTAGCGTTCCAAGCGAAGCTCGGAATGGGGGACGCTCTTCCGATGGACGCGCGCAACAGCGCGGCGCTGTTCGGCATCGACATCGAAACCGCGAATGTAGTGTTCCGAGAGAATGTAGTGTTCCGAGCGAGCGCAGCGAGCTCGGAGTTGGTCGCCGCCGCCGAGTTGCTTTCGCAGGCGGCCGAATCGGTCACGCGCGTCTGGGAGTGGCCACAGCCCGATCCGCCGCGACCCTTGACCGCGCCGGGCATGACGTTCTCGGCATCGCGCCTGAATCTGTTCGTGAAATGTCCGCGGCGCTGGTTCTTCGAGTATCTATGCGACGCGCTCCACGATCCGGGGAGCATCCACGCGACCTACGGCAAGGTGTTTCACGCGGCGCTCGAGGCGCTGCATCGCGACATCCGGGTTCCATCGGAGTACTCCGAAGAAGACATCCGCAAGAGGCTGCAGCAGGAACTGGCCATCGCGTTCGAACGCGCTCGTCCGGATTTCTCGTCCGAGCTCGAGTATGAGGTCAGCCGAATCAAGGCGCGCGCCGTGGCCGAGCACTACGCGCGCTGGTTGATGCAGGAAGCACGCGATCAGCCGCTGCGGGTCGAGGAAGTCGAGTCGCTGCATCGCTGGGGGGCTGGCGGCCATGCGTTTGTCGGCTACATCGATCGCATCGACCGCCCGCTTGCGGGGGGACCCATCACCATCTTCGACTACAAGACGGGACGGATCGACGGGGACCCGGACAATTACCTGCGCAGCGTGCGTGCCGGGGACGAGGCGCAACTGGCGCTGTATTACAGCGTGCGCCGCGCGCGCGGCGACGACGTGGCGAGGCTCGCATTGATATCCTTGCGCGACCCGCGCGATAAAGCGTGGGTGCTCGCCCTCGACGTCGTGGACGAGGCAGGCAAAGCCGTCGCGGACCGCACTCCGCGTACAGGCGTGGTCCGCGGCACCTGCACGGCGGCTGAACTCGAAGCGGCGATGAACGTTTTGCTCGAACGTTGCGACATGCTCACGCGACAAGGATTGGATAATTTCCCGGCGGGCGAGGATCCGCCATGTTCCTTTTGTGCGTACGCTCGAGCGTGCCGACAGCGGCCGGCTCAAGCCGAGCGCGTCTTTGCGCGCTGA
- a CDS encoding 3'-5' exonuclease has product MRTLERADSGRLKPSASLRAEVFALSDAQARVVEAPGEGITLVTGPAGSGKTSALAARAARFGKTGAVVIVCSHESGVRAMRRALDLAGAPERVVAGIAPEHLAHWMRSNYALANVSPKLRPGGDAAARSIVRIAGRGLLDLSWPMLRAGTVDLDLPFLSRPDAFLDEAAQLFRQLRRSRIGPAAFEEGCRNGLDVFYGSGVERALVLIREPGLGARASRRGREAMGAREATLLAQRRAEHDLGILLSKLYTEYIAAAQTSPVQSDEDIVDACLTWLERDARAARALAGGLSALFIDDAEDAEPAVAQLLELLLREGLPGATLAGCEDSGIDGLTGRRSVLDATPAREWIALPLVPSPHFAAQRFKHQKAESDAIAEAMLDLLRGDTRPADIALLTRSHDAAAVYAEALAKRGVPIAPPRDRPAAAKELADWLALAVAVHEPLDHEHLLRVLSSPLVGLSDASLFALCDDPTSVTQLALDVGAEEQHRRADESRQRTALARNVMDGSADQRLPEAVRATVRAFRENLARWRDETQGLGPSAVLAHVAVAAGFHRRWISGEAHLRSRLLDDEKRVIEAVVEETRRSEDALPALVRRLQDGELPMRPALRSEELVACEAIVDAKGERWPHVFVAGLAYERFPRVYVARAMAFTKNYGLIVRENVAAGASQTAKFGWYYAKFDAKARYLKEERRALRYALSRGTLSATASGFGTPPRWAADHDLLADLENSV; this is encoded by the coding sequence GTGCGTACGCTCGAGCGTGCCGACAGCGGCCGGCTCAAGCCGAGCGCGTCTTTGCGCGCTGAGGTCTTCGCTCTGAGCGACGCTCAAGCTCGTGTCGTTGAGGCTCCAGGAGAGGGCATCACGCTCGTCACAGGCCCGGCCGGCTCGGGAAAGACGAGCGCCTTGGCAGCCCGAGCAGCCCGCTTCGGTAAGACGGGCGCTGTGGTCATCGTCTGCTCGCACGAGTCGGGCGTGCGAGCGATGCGCCGTGCGCTCGACCTCGCCGGCGCGCCGGAGCGCGTGGTCGCGGGCATCGCGCCCGAGCACCTGGCGCATTGGATGCGCTCGAACTACGCGCTTGCAAATGTCTCTCCAAAACTGCGGCCGGGCGGCGACGCGGCTGCGCGCTCGATCGTGCGCATCGCAGGGCGTGGTCTGCTGGATCTTTCGTGGCCGATGCTGCGCGCGGGAACCGTTGATCTCGATCTGCCGTTCCTGAGCCGCCCTGACGCATTCTTGGACGAGGCCGCGCAGTTGTTCCGCCAGCTGAGGCGTTCGCGCATCGGCCCGGCTGCGTTCGAAGAAGGCTGCCGCAACGGGCTGGACGTCTTCTATGGAAGCGGCGTGGAGCGAGCGCTCGTGCTGATCCGCGAACCCGGCTTGGGCGCGCGGGCAAGCCGGCGCGGCCGCGAAGCCATGGGCGCTCGAGAAGCGACGCTCCTCGCGCAGCGCCGCGCCGAACACGATCTGGGCATCCTCCTGTCAAAGCTCTACACGGAGTACATCGCCGCCGCGCAAACCTCGCCCGTTCAGTCTGACGAGGACATCGTTGACGCATGTCTGACCTGGCTCGAGCGCGACGCGCGCGCGGCGCGCGCACTTGCGGGTGGTTTGTCAGCGCTCTTCATCGACGATGCCGAAGACGCCGAACCGGCTGTCGCGCAGCTGTTGGAGCTGCTCTTGCGGGAAGGTTTGCCGGGCGCCACGCTGGCCGGGTGCGAGGACTCAGGCATCGATGGACTCACAGGCAGGCGTAGCGTGCTCGATGCGACGCCCGCTCGCGAGTGGATCGCCTTGCCCCTCGTTCCGTCCCCGCATTTCGCCGCGCAGCGCTTCAAGCATCAAAAAGCGGAGAGCGACGCCATCGCTGAGGCGATGCTGGATTTATTGCGCGGGGATACGCGGCCGGCTGACATCGCACTGCTCACGCGCAGCCATGACGCGGCAGCCGTATACGCGGAGGCGCTGGCCAAACGCGGCGTGCCGATCGCGCCTCCGCGAGATCGACCCGCCGCGGCGAAGGAACTTGCAGATTGGCTCGCGCTCGCCGTGGCCGTTCACGAGCCGCTCGATCACGAACATCTCTTGCGCGTGCTCTCGTCGCCGCTCGTCGGCCTTTCTGATGCCAGCCTTTTCGCGCTGTGCGACGATCCGACGAGCGTGACGCAGTTGGCGCTGGACGTGGGAGCGGAAGAGCAGCATCGGCGCGCCGATGAGAGCCGGCAGCGCACCGCGCTTGCGCGCAACGTGATGGACGGTTCGGCCGACCAGCGTCTGCCGGAGGCCGTGCGCGCGACCGTTCGCGCGTTTCGCGAGAATTTGGCGCGATGGCGCGACGAAACGCAAGGTTTGGGTCCGAGTGCGGTCTTGGCGCATGTCGCGGTGGCGGCCGGTTTCCACCGACGCTGGATTTCAGGCGAAGCGCACCTGCGTTCGCGACTCCTGGATGACGAGAAGCGGGTGATCGAGGCGGTGGTCGAGGAAACGCGCCGCTCCGAGGACGCGCTACCCGCCCTCGTGCGCCGGCTCCAAGACGGCGAGCTCCCGATGCGGCCTGCGCTCCGGTCTGAGGAGCTCGTGGCCTGCGAAGCCATCGTGGACGCAAAAGGCGAGCGTTGGCCGCATGTCTTCGTGGCGGGCTTGGCCTACGAGCGTTTTCCGCGGGTGTACGTGGCGCGCGCGATGGCATTCACGAAGAACTACGGGCTCATCGTGCGCGAGAACGTGGCTGCAGGCGCTTCGCAGACAGCAAAATTCGGATGGTACTATGCGAAGTTCGACGCCAAGGCGCGCTATCTGAAGGAAGAGCGCCGCGCGCTTCGGTACGCGCTGTCGCGCGGCACGTTGAGCGCGACGGCCTCAGGCTTCGGCACGCCGCCACGCTGGGCGGCTGACCACGACCTCCTCGCCGACTTGGAAAACTCTGTGTAG
- a CDS encoding xanthine dehydrogenase family protein molybdopterin-binding subunit codes for MAAIIGTRRIRPDAADKATGRTVYTADVALEGALAGVVVRSPHAFARVVKVDVARAQALPGVRAVAHAGNTPSKALDFGIKDQYLFPRPYARYVGEPVAAVAADTEAQARAAAAAIQVEYEVLAPVLDARAALKPDAPLVHPDWEHYEKTAGRVLRRNVCGYNRVRRGDVDAAFKSADRVVESEFHFSPGMPGYLEPRAAAARPEPDGGLTLWCGSQSPYSNRDELAAFFDLVPERVRFVNQFVGGAFGGKILMAAEWFAAALALQSGKPVRVLWSRHEDGLHIFPRHGGYAKFASAVKSDGTLLAMRASFVYDTGAYIGYGGGTALISSMLASAPYRIPNLDIEATLVYTNKHIAGPVRAPGGPQANFAKESHLEEVARALGMDSLEFRLKNAWNESDVSPTGQKLEGVTIRETLGRAAKAIGWGEPLPPNHGRGIACTWWFSSCAESKARVEIRADGSVLVASGNAEVGTGSAASALPMIAADALGIDPQKITLLLADTASATYDSGVGGSGSTFSAGLAVRAAAKSAREQLLARAEDALEARADDIELRDGRASVRGAPEHGVSFEQLAKAAGGSITGSGEAESISDPEHDETLTETHGFASWLAPSYTTTAAEVEVDPETGRVAVRKITTVQDVGFAVNPAGAIGQIEGGAVQGLGFALTEELVYDGHGDLMPDFKDYLLPTSVDAPAIEAILLTSKSGAGPFGMKGVGEPPVTTPAGAIANAIRDAVGVAPHETPMTPERVWRALQAK; via the coding sequence ATGGCCGCCATCATCGGCACGCGCAGAATCCGCCCGGACGCCGCCGACAAGGCGACCGGACGCACCGTCTACACGGCGGATGTGGCGCTCGAGGGCGCGCTCGCGGGAGTCGTCGTGCGCAGCCCGCACGCGTTCGCCCGCGTCGTCAAGGTGGATGTGGCGAGGGCGCAAGCACTGCCCGGCGTGCGCGCCGTTGCTCACGCGGGCAACACGCCGAGCAAGGCGCTGGACTTCGGCATCAAGGACCAGTACTTGTTCCCGCGGCCCTACGCGCGCTATGTGGGAGAGCCCGTCGCCGCGGTCGCCGCGGATACGGAAGCGCAGGCGCGCGCGGCTGCAGCCGCGATCCAGGTCGAGTATGAAGTGCTCGCACCGGTGCTGGACGCGCGCGCGGCGCTGAAGCCTGACGCACCGCTCGTGCACCCGGACTGGGAACATTACGAGAAGACCGCGGGCCGCGTCTTGCGCCGCAACGTGTGCGGCTACAATCGCGTGCGCCGCGGCGACGTCGATGCCGCGTTCAAGTCGGCGGATCGCGTCGTCGAGTCCGAATTCCATTTCTCGCCTGGCATGCCCGGGTATCTCGAACCTCGCGCTGCGGCAGCGCGTCCGGAACCCGACGGCGGCCTCACGCTTTGGTGCGGTTCGCAATCGCCGTACAGCAACCGCGACGAGCTTGCGGCGTTCTTCGATCTCGTGCCTGAACGCGTGCGTTTCGTCAATCAGTTCGTCGGCGGCGCGTTCGGGGGCAAGATCCTCATGGCGGCCGAGTGGTTCGCCGCCGCGCTCGCGCTCCAGTCGGGCAAACCGGTACGCGTTCTATGGTCTCGTCATGAAGATGGTCTGCACATCTTCCCCCGGCACGGCGGGTACGCGAAGTTCGCGTCCGCGGTGAAGTCCGACGGAACGCTGCTCGCCATGCGCGCTTCGTTCGTCTACGACACCGGCGCGTACATCGGTTACGGGGGCGGCACCGCGTTGATCTCGAGCATGCTCGCCTCCGCGCCGTATCGCATTCCCAATCTGGATATCGAAGCGACGCTGGTCTACACCAACAAGCACATCGCCGGACCGGTGCGCGCGCCCGGCGGGCCGCAAGCGAATTTCGCCAAGGAATCCCATCTGGAGGAAGTCGCGCGTGCGCTCGGCATGGACTCGCTCGAATTCCGGCTCAAGAATGCTTGGAACGAAAGCGACGTCAGCCCCACCGGCCAAAAACTCGAGGGCGTCACCATTCGCGAAACGCTGGGCCGTGCCGCCAAGGCGATCGGTTGGGGCGAACCGCTGCCCCCGAACCACGGCCGCGGCATCGCTTGCACGTGGTGGTTTTCCTCGTGCGCGGAATCCAAAGCGCGCGTGGAGATACGCGCTGACGGCTCGGTGCTCGTCGCGTCAGGGAACGCGGAGGTTGGCACCGGATCCGCCGCTTCTGCCCTGCCGATGATCGCCGCCGATGCGTTGGGAATCGATCCGCAAAAAATCACCCTGCTGCTCGCGGATACCGCCAGCGCGACCTACGACAGCGGTGTGGGGGGCAGCGGTTCGACGTTTTCCGCCGGGCTTGCGGTGAGGGCGGCGGCCAAGAGCGCGCGCGAGCAACTGCTCGCTCGGGCGGAGGACGCACTGGAAGCGCGGGCTGACGACATCGAACTGCGTGATGGCCGCGCCTCCGTGCGCGGCGCGCCGGAGCACGGCGTTTCTTTCGAGCAGCTCGCGAAAGCCGCCGGCGGCTCGATCACCGGTAGCGGCGAAGCGGAGTCCATCTCCGATCCGGAGCACGATGAGACGCTCACCGAAACGCATGGCTTTGCGAGCTGGCTCGCGCCGTCGTACACGACCACGGCGGCCGAAGTCGAAGTCGATCCGGAAACCGGGCGCGTGGCCGTGCGCAAGATCACGACCGTGCAGGACGTCGGCTTTGCCGTGAATCCGGCAGGCGCGATCGGCCAGATCGAAGGCGGAGCGGTTCAAGGCCTGGGTTTTGCGCTGACCGAGGAGCTCGTCTACGACGGGCATGGCGACCTGATGCCGGATTTCAAGGACTACTTGCTGCCGACATCCGTGGATGCCCCGGCCATTGAAGCGATTCTGCTCACGTCGAAGTCGGGTGCCGGACCGTTCGGCATGAAGGGCGTCGGCGAACCGCCGGTGACGACCCCTGCCGGAGCGATCGCTAACGCGATCCGCGATGCAGTCGGCGTCGCGCCGCACGAAACGCCGATGACGCCTGAACGCGTCTGGCGCGCGCTGCAGGCGAAGTAG
- a CDS encoding (2Fe-2S)-binding protein, whose translation MQPVTLYVNGDKHEVVVEPLQPLLGTLRDALGLTGTKEGCSTGYCGACTVLVDGRPVNACLFPTVDADRREVTTIEGLAADDGALHPVQTAFIEHFGLQCGFCTPGMIVSAAALLAENPAPNAEAIRQALSGNLCRCTGYQSIVESVLAAASELHEQGRAGEPPGRRAAIRTRA comes from the coding sequence ATGCAGCCCGTCACCCTTTACGTCAACGGCGACAAACACGAGGTGGTCGTGGAGCCGCTGCAGCCGCTGCTCGGCACGCTGCGCGATGCGCTCGGCCTCACCGGCACCAAAGAAGGCTGCAGCACCGGCTACTGCGGGGCATGCACCGTGCTGGTCGATGGCCGCCCCGTCAACGCGTGTCTTTTTCCGACGGTCGACGCGGACCGCCGCGAGGTGACCACGATTGAAGGCCTCGCGGCCGACGACGGCGCGCTGCATCCGGTTCAAACGGCCTTCATCGAGCACTTCGGTTTGCAGTGCGGCTTCTGCACGCCCGGCATGATCGTATCCGCCGCGGCACTCCTCGCGGAGAACCCCGCGCCCAACGCCGAGGCTATACGCCAGGCGCTCTCCGGCAATCTGTGTCGCTGCACCGGATACCAGAGCATCGTAGAGTCCGTGCTGGCAGCCGCGAGCGAGCTCCACGAGCAGGGCCGAGCCGGCGAGCCGCCCGGACGGCGCGCTGCGATCCGGACGAGAGCGTAG
- a CDS encoding FAD binding domain-containing protein gives MQYFEPNFVDEALVLLDRFSPGARVLAGGTLLGPQLRREPHDAATIINIKRIPELSDVALEGEHLKIGGVVTARALAEHPLVRKHAPLLAQAAASLGARQLRNVATLGGNLCSGHPAADLTAALLALDARCLVANIHEGPRDVPLPDFLRPHSHALAQGELLTGVTIPLVTAGAAYVKMQTRRAFEMALVAVAVRFAVNESGTIWNARIALAGAAPVPVRAHRAEASVTDKAPSPECFKAAARRAADEDARPYSDHRASAEYRRHLVLVLTERALAEAELL, from the coding sequence ATGCAGTATTTCGAGCCGAACTTCGTCGACGAGGCGCTGGTGCTGCTCGATCGGTTTTCGCCCGGGGCACGGGTGCTCGCGGGCGGCACGCTGCTCGGCCCGCAGCTGCGCCGCGAACCGCATGACGCCGCTACCATCATCAACATCAAACGTATCCCTGAGTTATCCGACGTCGCGCTCGAGGGCGAGCACTTGAAGATCGGCGGGGTCGTGACGGCGCGCGCGCTCGCCGAACATCCTTTGGTGCGAAAGCACGCGCCGCTGCTCGCGCAAGCGGCGGCTTCTCTGGGCGCGCGGCAGTTGCGCAACGTCGCAACGCTCGGCGGCAATCTCTGCTCCGGGCATCCCGCAGCGGATTTGACCGCGGCGCTGCTCGCGCTCGACGCTCGCTGTCTCGTGGCGAACATCCACGAAGGCCCGCGCGATGTTCCCCTTCCGGATTTTCTCCGGCCGCACTCGCATGCGTTGGCGCAGGGTGAGCTGCTGACCGGAGTGACCATCCCGCTCGTCACCGCCGGCGCCGCTTACGTGAAGATGCAGACTCGGCGCGCCTTCGAGATGGCGCTGGTGGCCGTCGCCGTGCGCTTCGCGGTGAACGAGAGCGGCACGATTTGGAACGCGCGCATCGCGCTCGCCGGCGCGGCGCCGGTGCCGGTGCGAGCGCATCGTGCTGAGGCATCGGTGACCGACAAGGCGCCCTCGCCTGAATGTTTCAAAGCCGCCGCGCGACGCGCCGCGGACGAGGACGCCCGCCCGTATTCCGATCATCGCGCGTCTGCGGAATACCGCCGCCACTTGGTCTTGGTCCTCACCGAGCGCGCGCTCGCCGAAGCGGAGCTGCTCTGA
- a CDS encoding iron ABC transporter permease translates to MGPSRTAIYPVQARSRATSRVAWLSVLALLAAAAGFGSLVFGTVALDIGSIAGALIHPKAASLAHTIVWDIRLPRLLIGACVGAGLGIAGAMLQMLFRNPLVDPYVTGVSAGAAVAAAIGIALGVSFVLVPALAFVGGLSCAALVAAVGAGAGQSGNLRLVLAGIAISSLCAAIVTIVLLRGEGSSGLSILGWLAGGISGRGWSDLQWTMLYLSAGVVVGAMLTPSLNALRLGADAAAGLGLRVERARFAVLTAAALITAACVAVSGIVGFVGLMVPHAARRLVGGDARWLMPASAVGGALVVVVADAIARTAVPATEVPLGVLLALVGVPFFLIIARRPVAL, encoded by the coding sequence ATGGGTCCTTCTCGCACCGCAATCTATCCCGTACAGGCGCGCAGTCGTGCGACCTCGCGTGTCGCTTGGCTGTCGGTGCTTGCTCTGCTCGCAGCGGCGGCAGGCTTCGGGTCGCTGGTGTTCGGCACCGTCGCTCTCGACATCGGTTCGATCGCCGGCGCACTCATCCACCCCAAGGCCGCGAGCCTCGCCCACACAATCGTCTGGGATATCCGCTTGCCGCGCCTGCTCATCGGGGCATGCGTGGGCGCGGGCCTCGGGATCGCCGGCGCGATGCTGCAGATGCTGTTCCGCAATCCGCTTGTCGACCCGTACGTCACGGGCGTCTCGGCCGGCGCTGCCGTGGCGGCGGCGATCGGCATCGCGCTCGGGGTTTCTTTTGTGCTCGTGCCCGCGCTCGCTTTCGTCGGGGGTCTCAGCTGCGCCGCGTTGGTCGCGGCGGTCGGTGCCGGCGCCGGGCAAAGCGGCAATCTCCGCCTGGTGCTCGCCGGGATCGCGATCTCGTCGCTGTGCGCCGCGATCGTGACAATCGTGTTGCTGCGAGGCGAAGGCTCGAGCGGTCTTTCAATACTTGGTTGGCTCGCCGGCGGCATCAGCGGGCGCGGATGGAGCGATCTGCAGTGGACGATGCTGTACCTGAGCGCAGGCGTCGTCGTCGGCGCGATGCTGACGCCCTCGCTCAACGCGCTTCGCCTGGGCGCGGACGCGGCCGCCGGCCTCGGGCTGCGCGTTGAACGCGCACGTTTTGCTGTGCTCACGGCGGCGGCGCTCATCACGGCGGCGTGCGTTGCGGTGAGCGGCATCGTGGGGTTCGTCGGACTGATGGTGCCGCACGCGGCGCGCCGCCTCGTCGGCGGCGATGCCCGCTGGCTCATGCCCGCGAGCGCGGTTGGAGGGGCGCTGGTCGTCGTCGTCGCCGACGCCATCGCGCGCACGGCGGTTCCCGCCACGGAGGTGCCGCTGGGCGTCCTGCTGGCGTTGGTCGGCGTGCCGTTCTTCCTTATAATAGCGCGCCGCCCGGTGGCCCTGTGA
- a CDS encoding ABC transporter ATP-binding protein — protein MFNEVGLTLEHGRLVALIGPNGAGKSSLLRVLAGLQKPSSGVVQTTARASLIATATPLPADVTPAELASYARAVRRPWWQQLQTTEDKLAIASALERTGLAQRADDSASMLSDGEVQRAWIAAALAANTEVLLIDEPTTHLDLRYQLEALRTLKTLARGGAAVMVAIHDLTLAARFADRIALLAEGALVTGAPEEVLQPAALSRAFGVEVSTHRDPEGNLICTPM, from the coding sequence GTGTTCAACGAGGTCGGATTGACGTTGGAGCATGGCCGCTTGGTCGCGCTGATCGGCCCGAACGGCGCCGGCAAATCGAGTCTGCTGCGCGTGCTGGCCGGCCTGCAGAAGCCGTCGAGCGGCGTTGTGCAGACGACAGCGCGCGCTTCGCTGATCGCGACGGCGACGCCGCTGCCCGCCGACGTGACGCCGGCCGAACTCGCCTCGTATGCGCGCGCAGTGCGCCGGCCGTGGTGGCAGCAGCTGCAGACGACGGAGGACAAGCTGGCGATCGCGTCGGCTTTGGAACGCACGGGACTCGCGCAGCGCGCCGACGATTCCGCAAGCATGTTGAGCGACGGTGAAGTGCAGCGCGCATGGATCGCCGCGGCGCTGGCGGCGAACACCGAAGTGTTGCTGATCGACGAGCCGACCACGCACCTCGATCTGCGCTATCAGCTCGAAGCCTTGCGCACGTTGAAGACGCTGGCGCGCGGAGGCGCGGCAGTGATGGTGGCCATCCACGATCTCACCTTGGCGGCGCGCTTCGCCGACCGCATCGCGCTGCTCGCCGAGGGCGCGCTCGTCACGGGTGCGCCGGAAGAGGTGCTGCAGCCAGCGGCGCTCTCGCGCGCATTCGGCGTGGAAGTCTCAACCCACCGAGACCCCGAGGGGAACTTGATATGCACACCCATGTAG
- a CDS encoding TonB-dependent receptor, with amino-acid sequence MHTHVGLCSDPSASSAGALAPENVAFRAKLGFLAALIAAMCGPAIALAEPQPTPTPTSTPNSLGTITVHAGAREGYTIPVAELRRLGAVTVGDALRFVPGAAIQQYGPPGSLQTVALRGATASQTLVLMDGRPLNEAETGVADLTSLPLDDLEYISVSEGGLSSLYGSAAVGGIINLVRKSALQGHAVAGSVQVGYQGAFSQTVSALAGTSTPGLGVFFDASTRRASNVFDYPAFGSIAGGTRTNNDLSATDTNLTLRGLHGPFRVSLSLENNASDLGVPGSTEFGTDFISKLARQQRIVNRAAATLEYSENGSNTTGLDAYVDGRRVHFFDPSPSFPFDTLTLVTSRGFSLSHSARLGSRHLVKVAYEGRGNRALFEGTFNSPPSVVVGDASTDYYLRDEYRASDALRIGAGIRTERNQGTKATSLPSVDVEWAFPGSGDSGIRASYARAFRAPNLDERFFPGFGNPKLEPEYAATFDVGFFANSGSVVRNAASVTFFGLDTNNLIDNEAIDKLGDFLPFNVGRSRVRGVSAQETRQFLGGWVAQATYTNYFKAADLSLTPDLNGVVNYGNRLERRPLATSSLEAWRMTGDDEYGFDLRFVGQRFGDEENLHSLPAYAALGAHVSKALGRHLLLTVRGDNLTNQQVMEVYGFPTMRGTYAIRLSTR; translated from the coding sequence ATGCACACCCATGTAGGGCTATGTAGCGACCCGAGCGCCAGTAGTGCCGGAGCTTTAGCTCCGGAAAATGTAGCGTTCCGAGCGAAGCTCGGATTCCTGGCCGCACTCATCGCTGCGATGTGCGGCCCCGCGATCGCGCTCGCCGAACCGCAGCCGACGCCCACGCCCACGTCGACCCCGAACAGCCTCGGCACGATAACGGTGCACGCCGGCGCGCGCGAGGGCTACACGATCCCAGTCGCCGAACTGCGCCGGCTTGGAGCGGTCACGGTTGGGGATGCGTTGCGCTTCGTTCCGGGCGCCGCGATCCAGCAATATGGTCCTCCGGGTTCGCTGCAAACCGTCGCGCTGCGCGGGGCCACCGCGTCACAAACACTCGTGTTGATGGATGGGCGGCCTCTGAACGAAGCCGAAACGGGAGTCGCGGATCTGACCTCGCTGCCGCTGGACGATCTCGAATACATCTCGGTGAGCGAGGGCGGGCTCTCGTCCCTCTATGGCTCTGCGGCGGTCGGCGGCATCATCAATCTGGTCAGGAAGAGCGCGTTGCAAGGGCACGCCGTCGCCGGCTCGGTGCAGGTCGGCTACCAAGGCGCCTTTTCTCAAACGGTCAGCGCTTTGGCGGGGACGTCGACGCCGGGCCTCGGCGTTTTTTTCGACGCGTCCACAAGACGCGCGAGCAACGTCTTCGACTACCCGGCTTTTGGATCGATCGCCGGCGGCACGCGCACCAACAACGATCTCAGCGCCACAGATACGAACCTCACGCTGCGCGGGCTGCACGGGCCCTTCAGGGTCTCGCTCAGTTTAGAGAACAACGCTTCAGACCTCGGCGTGCCCGGCAGCACGGAGTTCGGCACGGACTTTATCAGCAAGCTCGCGCGACAGCAGCGGATCGTCAACCGCGCCGCCGCGACGCTTGAGTATTCCGAGAATGGATCCAACACCACGGGACTCGACGCCTACGTCGATGGCCGGCGCGTGCATTTCTTCGATCCATCACCGTCATTTCCGTTCGACACCCTGACGCTCGTGACGAGTCGCGGCTTCTCGCTGAGCCACAGCGCGCGGCTCGGGTCGAGACACCTTGTGAAAGTTGCTTACGAGGGACGCGGCAATCGCGCGCTTTTCGAGGGGACTTTCAACTCGCCGCCTTCCGTGGTCGTGGGCGACGCCTCCACTGACTATTACCTGCGCGATGAATATCGCGCATCGGACGCCTTACGGATCGGGGCGGGCATCCGCACCGAGCGCAATCAAGGCACTAAAGCCACGTCCCTTCCGAGCGTGGACGTCGAGTGGGCGTTCCCGGGCTCCGGTGACAGCGGCATACGCGCGAGTTATGCGCGCGCGTTTCGAGCGCCGAATCTCGACGAGCGTTTCTTTCCCGGCTTCGGCAATCCGAAGTTGGAGCCGGAATACGCCGCTACGTTCGATGTCGGGTTCTTCGCCAACTCCGGGAGCGTCGTGCGAAACGCGGCCTCTGTGACGTTCTTCGGTTTGGACACGAACAACCTGATCGACAATGAAGCGATCGACAAGCTCGGCGATTTCCTTCCCTTCAACGTCGGCAGATCGCGCGTCCGCGGTGTGAGCGCGCAGGAGACGCGGCAATTCCTGGGCGGCTGGGTCGCGCAGGCCACGTACACCAACTATTTCAAGGCGGCGGACCTGAGTTTGACGCCGGATCTCAACGGCGTCGTGAACTATGGGAACCGCTTGGAACGCCGCCCTCTTGCGACGTCGAGCTTGGAAGCCTGGCGCATGACGGGCGACGACGAGTACGGGTTCGATCTGCGCTTTGTCGGCCAGCGTTTCGGCGACGAGGAGAACCTGCATTCACTACCCGCGTACGCGGCGCTGGGGGCGCACGTGTCGAAGGCGCTGGGCCGGCACCTGCTTCTGACCGTGCGGGGCGACAATCTCACCAACCAACAGGTCATGGAGGTATACGGATTTCCCACGATGCGCGGCACGTACGCCATCCGCCTCAGCACGCGATGA